In one Papilio machaon chromosome 15, ilPapMach1.1, whole genome shotgun sequence genomic region, the following are encoded:
- the LOC123721732 gene encoding uncharacterized protein LOC123721732, which produces MDNTVMDEGQDNVCLNANLPLSEDESVSRRQLGATTAEKVSPQDKNGGKEAPTRILRSNTKKGEPSTSGLIPRFPSGTSQKRPLSISPDEQADPAVALKVASTSTRGRGKRALGAYSFLKEAKEYLAEGEESGDDDSDVTYRAPYRKIASPVQATRGLYEDEDRSAPLAVTVEALAAEALMNVAKIQGEVKKSGHLKGTVIGQINKATQKVIDAVEGLRSITPEEEQRRLRADNARLARELELMRRELRAFKEAYAEQNRTPVASRNTAGVQPGVEEIIKEAMEGMRRELLQSVGGMVNARLEDLEMRLPAEPVIRPHLNADQRQPPPPRHRVRSGLANSAMKGTADQPAQAKAAQPGPKRIPKTKARPTVPPPPPPPKGKQRGGNEEMASSTGTGPVQQDQIPQEAPWSKVVGRKSRGKAPTQPTSQTVEIQKRAVVAPKPIKIVAPKTAAIMITLKEGATIATTDGQIVAAKYAEVLSKARASISLRDVGLESVKIRTSMTGSKLMEVGGETPDESADRLAAELTRVVGDLADITRPTKLADLRFTGLDDSVSREELAEKVATAGGCSPTLVKVGQIRPSFWGGGSAIVRCPATAAKAVVAMGKMAIGWSMATITAVQAQPLRCYKCMMLGHTRALCPSECQTEVENGQLCFRCGKEGHKAATCEAPAKCTVCAKTGRPHSHLMGGAKCAPPTVKGKVPKIMSPQNPPQNRQAAEEDMQVS; this is translated from the coding sequence ATGGACAACACTGTGATGGATGAGGGACAGGATAACGTCTGTCTGAATGCGAACCTGCCGCTGTCTGAGGATGAGAGCGTGTCTAGGCGCCAACTCGGTGCCACGACTGCTGAGAAAGTTTCGCCGCAGGATAAGAACGGAGGTAAGGAGGCGCCGACTCGCATTTTGCGGAGTAATACCAAAAAGGGCGAGCCGTCCACCTCGGGACTTATACCTAGGTTCCCCTCTGGGACTTCCCAGAAGAGACCCTTAAGTATATCGCCTGATGAGCAGGCCGACCCAGCGGTAGCCCTCAAGGTGGCCTCAACGTCAACTCGAGGCCGCGGTAAGCGAGCTTTAGGAGCCTACAGCTTCCTAAAGGAAGCAAAGGAGTATCTGGCTGAGGGGGAGGAGAGCGGGGATGATGACTCTGATGTCACCTACCGTGCACCTTACAGGAAGATAGCGAGCCCAGTCCAAGCGACCAGGGGGCTTTACGAGGACGAAGACCGCAGTGCCCCGCTTGCCGTAACAGTGGAGGCCCTTGCTGCAGAGGCCCTGATGAACGTCGCAAAAATACAGGGCGAAGTTAAAAAGAGTGGACACCTTAAAGGCACAGTGATTGGCCAGATTAATAAGGCCACGCAGAAAGTAATAGACGCAGTAGAGGGCCTACGATCTATTACACCAGAAGAGGAGCAGCGCAGACTCCGTGCTGATAACGCTCGGCTCGCAAGAGAGCTAGAATTGATGCGCAGAGAACTGCGAGCCTTTAAAGAAGCGTATGctgaacagaacagaacacctGTGGCATCGAGGAACACAGCTGGGGTCCAACCAGGTGtagaagaaataataaaggaGGCCATGGAAGGAATGAGACGTGAGCTTCTGCAGTCGGTGGGCGGAATGGTCAACGCCCGCCTCGAAGACCTGGAGATGCGTCTCCCTGCAGAGCCTGTGATACGACCACACCTGAACGCCGATCAGCGACAGCCACCACCGCCCCGCCACAGAGTCCGTTCTGGTTTGGCGAACAGCGCTATGAAAGGAACAGCCGATCAGCCAGCCCAAGCCAAGGCTGCTCAGCCAGGGCCCAAGAGGATCCCGAAGACGAAGGCGAGGCCGACTGTCCCTCCGCCTCCTCCTCCCCCCAAGGGAAAACAGAGAGGTGGAAATGAAGAAATGGCCTCCTCAACTGGAACAGGACCAGTGCAACAAGACCAGATTCCTCAAGAAGCGCCATGGTCGAAGGTTGTTGGCCGTAAATCAAGGGGAAAGGCTCCGACCCAGCCCACCTCCCAAACCGTGGAAATCCAAAAAAGGGCCGTGGTCGCCCCAAAGCCTATCAAGATAGTGGCCCCCAAGACGGCGGCCATTATGATAACTTTGAAGGAGGGGGCGACCATAGCCACAACTGATGGCCAAATTGTTGCGGCCAAGTATGCGGAGGTCCTATCTAAGGCTAGGGCCTCTATCTCGCTTAGAGATGTTGGTCTGGAGTCGGTCAAGATACGAACTAGTATGACCGGCTCCAAACTGATGGAGGTGGGAGGGGAGACTCCAGATGAGTCGGCCGACCGCCTAGCCGCAGAGTTGACCAGAGTCGTTGGGGATCTGGCGGATATTACCCGCCCAACCAAACTGGCCGACCTTCGGTTTACCGGTTTGGACGACTCGGTCAGCCGCGAAGAGCTGGCGGAAAAGGTGGCGACGGCTGGGGGCTGCTCTCCCACCTTGGTCAAAGTGGGCCAAATCCGTCCCAGCTTCTGGGGCGGTGGCTCGGCCATCGTTAGATGCCCAGCGACGGCTGCTAAGGCGGTCGTCGCTATGGGTAAAATGGCTATTGGGTGGAGCATGGCCACTATCACGGCAGTGCAGGCCCAGCCTCTGCGCTGTTATAAGTGTATGATGCTGGGCCATACACGGGCTCTCTGTCCTTCAGAGTGTCAAACGGAGGTAGAAAATGGGCAACTCTGCTTCCGTTGTGGCAAAGAGGGACACAAGGCTGCAACGTGCGAGGCCCCTGCGAAATGCACAGTTTGTGCAAAGACAGGTCGTCCGCATAGTCACCTGATGGGGGGTGCTAAATGCGCACCACCTACGGTGAAGGGAAAGGTCCCTAAGATTATGTCTCCCCAAAATCCGCCACAGAACCGACAGGCGGCCGAGGAAGATATGCAGGTGTCTTAA